Sequence from the Saccharopolyspora pogona genome:
TCGCGGATGATGGTCGTGGACGGTTTGTGCTGCCAGTCCCGCCGGGTGTCGGCCACCCGTGCGTGAGCGCGAGCCACCTTGGTCACGGCCTTCTTGCGGTTGGCCGAGCCCTTCTGCTTGCGCGAGAGGTCCTGCTGCAACCGCTTGAGCTTGCGGGCCGCGCGGCGCAGGAACTTCGGGGCGGCGACCTTCGTGCCGTCCGACAGCACCGCGAAGTGGGTCAGGCCCAGGTCGATGCCCACCTCGGAGTCGACCGGCGGCAACGTTTCGTCCTCGCCTGTCTGTACGACGAACGATGCGAAGTACCGGCCCGCCGCGTCCTTGATGATCGCTACGGAAGACGGGTCCGAGGGTAGTTGCCGTGACCAGCGCACCTCCAGGTCGCCGACTTTCGGCAATCTGAGCCGTCCGTTGTCCAGCACCTTGAACCGGGAGTTTTTGGTGAACCGGATGGCCTGCTGGTTGTCCTTGCGGGACCGCAACCGCGGCGGGGCCACCTTGCGGCCCTTGCGCTTGCCCGTGATCGAGTGGAAGAAGTTGCGGTACGCGGTGTTCAGGTCCGCCAGGGCCTGCTGTAACACCACGGCGGAGACCTCGCCCAGCCACGCCCGTTCCGGCGTCAGCTTGGCTTCGGTGATCAACCGCTGGGACAACTCGCTGTCGGAGATGTACTTCTCGTGCGCGTCCCTGGCTTGCCGGCGCGGGCGCAGCCCGTCGTTGAACACCACCCGCGCGCACCTGAACGCCCGAGCCAACTCGATCTGCTGGCCCGGCGTCGGATACACGCGGTAGTTGAAACGGAGCTGCACGAGCGCACTGTACCATTGGTTTATGGCTGAATTCGAAGGCATTCGAACCGGAAGACACCGTGTTTTCGCGATGCACGTTCACTTGGTCTTCGTGACGAAGTTCCGGCACAAGGTGTTCGGCGACCGGCACCTGTCGAGGATGGAGCAGATCATGCGGGACGTGTGCCGGGACTTCGAGGCTGAGCTGGTCGAGTTCAACGGCGAGAACAACCACGTCCACCTGCTCGTCAACTACCCGCCCAAGGCCGCCATGGCCCGCCTGGTCAACTCCCTCAAGGGCGTGTCCTCCCGACGCCTGCGCCAGGAGTTCCCGACCTCGTACGCCACTACTACCGAGCCAACAAACTCTGGTCGGGCTCGTACTTCGCAGGCTCCGTCGGCAGGGCACCGCTGAGCGTCGTGAAGCAGTACATCGAACAGCAGAACCGTCCGGCTTAAGGCACTGCTCGGGCCTTCACGGCCCTCCCAGCGCGAGCCTTCACCCCCGCCCTGAAGGGCGGAGCACTGGCCCGCATTCCGGTAGCCGAGCAGGCCGAGGGTCGCCGAGCCCGCCACGTCCGGCGACGCCATCGGGACGCGGTGTCCGGCCGCGGCGGTCAGCTCCTCGGTCCAGCGGCCCGTCGCGATCACCACCGCATCGACCTCGGCGGCGCCGTCGGAGAGCTCGACGCGAACCCCATCATCCACTTCGGACAGTCCGGTGACCGCCGCCGGGCAGCGCAGTTCGGCGCCGTGGTCCCGGGCCTCGCCCCACAGCCGCGCGACCAGTAGGGCCGGGATGACGTGGCCTTCGGTCGGGTAGTGGGCGATGTCCCGGACACCGGGCGGTACGCGCAGGTCGGGGACCAGTTCGCGGGCTAGTTGCGGGGTGATCCAGTCGACGGGATAGTCGCGGCCGGTGAGCTCGGCGACCGAAGCGGCCAGCCGCTCGGCTCCCGCCTCGTCCTCGGCCCATTCCAGGTTTCCGGTGCGGGTCAGCCAGTTCGGCATCGCGCCGGCGGTCTCGGCGAGCGCGGCGTGCTCGGCCATCCCGGCGACGTTCAGGTCGTGGTAGGGGCGCGGATTCTTGTTGTGCGAGTTGGTCCAGGCGAACGACGTGCCGGTGTTCCGGCGAGCGCGCCGGTGCGTTCGAACACGGTCACCTCGGCTCCGGCGCTGGCCAGCGCGCGGGCAGTGCTCGCTCCCAGGACACCGAGCCCGATCACGGCGATTTTCATGCGTCCCTCACAAGTTCGCGATTGGGGTCCAGGTGGGCGATGTCGTGTTCGGTCCCGCCTCGGAGCACGAGGTCGGCGCCGATCTCGCCGAAGACGGGCGCGAGCTTGAAACCGTGCCCGGAGAAACCGGTCATGACGGTGGCGTTACGGCGCCCGGGAAGCGGGCCGAGCAGGGCATGGTCGTCGGGGGTGAAGCCGTCGGCGAAGGTGCCGATGCGCACTGGGTGCGGGGTGACGCCCGGCAGCAGCCGGTCGGCGGCCTCGGAGGCGGCGCGGGCGAACTCGGGGGCGGCGCTGCGGGGCAGTGCGCCCGGGTCGTCCAGGGCGGGGAATCCGAGGTGGTGCGGCACCATCTTGATCGCGACCCCGTCCAGCAGCGGGAAGCAGGAGAATGCGGCCTCGCGGTGGCGGCGGATCGCGATCGGCAGCCGGTCGGGCCCGTGGGCCGCGATGTCGCGGGCCGCGAACCAGCAGGCGGTGATCATCCGGACCTCGATCGGCAGCTGCCGCAACGGTTCCAGCCGACGGGCCCACGGGCCGGGCGCGAACACGACGTGGTCGGCGTCGAAGTGCTCGCCGCCGCTGGTGATCCGCCAGCCGGTGCCGGTTTCGGCGAGCTCGTCGACGGGGTGGTGGGGCAGCACCGCCGCCCCCGCGTCCGCCGCGGCGCGGAGCGCGGCCTGCACCGCCGGCTCGGGGCGCAGCACACCCGCCGCCGGGTCCAGGACCGCGACTTCGTCGTCGTCGATGCGGTGCTGCGGGAACCTCCGCCGGGCCGTTTCGGCGTCCAGCACCTCGTGGTCGAGGCCGTTCTCCTCGGCGCAGCCGCGGACGGCCAGGACATCTGGGTGGTCGGCGGCGCCGATGGTGAGGCCGCCGCACATGGTCAGCAGCTCGGTGGTCGTGCCCGCCTCCAGCTCGCGCCAGAGCCGGCCGGCCTGGCACAGCAGCGGCACGTAGTTCGAACCCTCTTTGTAGGCGGTGCGGAAGATCCGGGACTCGCCGGCGGATGCGCCGCGGTCGTGGCCGGGAGAGTAGGCGTCGAAGGCGAGCACGGCCGCGCCTCGCCGGGCCAGGTGCCACGCGGTCATGGCACCGATTACGCCGGTGCCGATCACCGCGACGTGTGGCTGGGGCATGGTCACTCCTAACCTGCGGCCTTCAGGAGCCCGTTGTGGACAGCGTTGTCTGCTCGATGAAGAACTCGACCAGGTCGGGCCGGATGAGGTGCCACATGGCCTCGGCGAGCTTGCCGTTGGTCAGCCAGGTCAGGCGCCGCAACCGGATCACCGCCTGGCCGGGCGCGATCCGCAGCCGGGCGGCATTGGCGTCGTCGAGCAGGACCGGGTCGACGTACACCCGCGACTTCGCCGCCGGAATCCCGTTGCGGGCGAAGTAGTCGTGCACGGTCAGGTGCGCCAGGTCCTCGTCGAACAGCCGAGGCGCCAGGGAGAACGGGATCGCGGAGAGCTCGACGGCGATCGGGTTCTCGTCGACGTCGAACTTCAGCCGCCGCAGCTGGTTGACCGGCGCGTCGTCGGCGACTCCCGGGAGCTCGACGTCGGCGTCCTCGGCGGGCACCACGCTCGCCGACTCCACGGAGTGCCGTCCCGGGACCTCGGGGCCCTGGAGGGCCGGATTCGCCAGGCGCAGCAGGTTCTCCTGCCGCGCGCCACCGGCGACGAAGGTGCCGCGCCGCCGGTGGCGTTCCGCCAGCCCGGCCTGGGCCAGCTCGGACAGGACCCGCTGCGCGGTCGCGCGGCCGACCGAGAACTGCTGCTGCAGTTCGGCCTCGGTGGGCAGCCGGGCGCCGGGTGGCAGTGCGCCGGAGCGGATCCGCCGTTCGAGCTCGGTGCGGATGCGCAGGTATGCCGGGGTCGCCACGGCAGGTAACCTAACCCTCGCGCAATTGACCGGTCAATAGTGCTTTGGGTCGGTCGAATCTCAAGCGCATATGTACGGCCAATGTCTTTCGCGGGACAGCGTCGAGTGAATCGAGCCGATCAGCCCGGCCAGCGCGGGGTTCGGGCCGTCCTGCCGCCACGCCAGCGCTATTGGGATCGGCGGGGCGTCGTGCACCGGAACCAGCAACAGGCCGGGAAACTTTCAGTTGCGCGGCGGTAGACGGCACCAGGCTGATGCTGTCGTCCAGCCCCAGCCCCAGCTCCCGCACGCACAGGCCCTCCGTCGGCACCGGCGGCCGCAGCAGCCCGGGTGCGGGTGACTCCGGTTTCAATTGAAAAATTGAAACCGCGGGTCGTGCGGAGCGCGATGTTCGTCCACAGTGGATTGAAATACGGGTTTCCGGTCCTGGCGGGGAAAACGGACACTCGTGCGAAGTGTGGTGCAATGCACGTGCGTTTCCCGTAACCCTGCGTCGGCTTGTGGCGACAAACCTGTTGAACGACCAATCATCGATGATCTTGGTTTTGGCTTTTGCTGTACAGAACTGAACAAGGAGGTCTTTCGTGGCTGCCGACCGACCGGAGAGTCGGGCATGGTGGATCTGGAGCGCGGCGGTGGTCGCCTACCTCGCCGCGGTATTTCACAGGGGCAGCTTGGGGGTCGCCGGAACGCAGGCGCTCGACCGGTTCAACGTCGGGCCGGCCGCGCTGAGCGCGTTCACGGTACTGCAGGTCGGCATCTACGCCGGCATGCAGATTCCCACCGGATTGCTGGTGGACCGCTTCGGTTCCCGAAGGGTGATCACCGTCGCGGTGGTCTTGCTGGGTGCCGGGCAAATGCTTTTCGCGCTCGCCGATTCGTATTCGATGGGTCTGCTCGCGCGCGCGGTGCTGGGCCTGGGCGATGCGTTGATGTGGGTCAGCATCCTGCGGCTGGTGGCGGCGCACTTCTCCGCCCGCCGTTACGCACTGGTGGCAACGGTGTCCAGCGCGCTGGGGGCACTGGGCGGTGTTGCGGCCACGTTCCCGCTCGCGCTGGCACTGCAGAACATGGGCTGGACGGCGACGTTCCTGCTGGTGGGCGCGTTAACGCTCGGCTACGCGGCGGTGACCGGAACGGTCGTGCGGGACGCCTCGCTCGGCGGATCGCAACCGCGCAGCAGCGGTGCGGTCTTCCAGCAGGTGCGTGACGCGTGGTCCGTGCCGGGCACGCGGCTGGCGTTCTGGGCGCACTTCTGCACGATGTTCGTCTCGGGTGCGCTGACCCTGCTGTGGGGTTTCCCGTACCTCGTGAACGGGCTGGGCGTGCCGGCCTCGACGGCGAGCGTGCTGCTGAGTCTGCTGATCATCGGGCAGGTCGTCGGCGGGCCCGTGGTGGGTGCGCTGATCGGCCGCCGCCCGGAGTGCAGAATGTGGATCGTGATGGGCTACCTGCTGCTCAACGCCCTGTCCTGGGTGGTGCTGCTGGGCTGGCCGGAGGGGCGCCCGCCGCTAGCGGTGATCGCGGCCGTGTTCCTGGTCTTCGCCCTGGGCGGCCCGGTTTCGGCGGTGGCGTTCGCCCTGGTGCGGGACTACAACCCGGTCCGCCAGGTCGGGACGGCGACCGGCGTGGCGAACGCAGGCGGCCACTCCGCGACGGCGCTCGGCGTCCTCTTGGTGGGCCTGGTCCTCGACCTGGCGCAGGGCATGCCGGGCGGCTCGGAGTACCGGGTGGCGATGCTGGCGCTGGTGGCGATGCTGCTGTTCGGCGCGTTCCGAACGGCGGTCTGGTGGCGCCGGGCCCGAGCGGCGGTGTTCGCGGCGGAGGCCCGAGGCGAAGGTGTGCCGGTGGTGCTGACCCGCCACCGCTGGGACCTCGACCTGCCCCGCGCAACCGTCAACGCCTGATCCGATCAGGCGACGCGTGAAGGGCGCCTTCGAGCAACTCACTTGCCCGGAGGCGCCCTTCGCCTACTTCGAACCGTCCACCAGGCGGTCCAGAAGTGCGAGCAGCTGGTCCGCGTCCGCGAGGTGCAGGCCCGTCGTCGGTTCGTCGAGGACGTAGATCGCCGCCTTCGCCGCCATGTGGATCGCGAGCTTCGCGCGCTGCCGTTCGCCGCCGGACAGGGTGGTCATGGGCTGGCCGAGGCGGAGGTAGCTCGGGCGAGGTGAACGCCCTGTTCCTGGCCGAGAACCGCGAGCGGGAGTTCAGGAACAGCATGGCCGGTCCCAAACGTAAATCTGGGATGCGTTCAGGGGATGCCGTTCGTAGACCACCGCGCGAACCAACTGCTCGATCGTCGCTGGAGGAGAATGGTGGAACCGCTTATCAATGATCGCGTCACCGTAGAAGTCGTGGCGTCTATCTATTGGAGTTGCGCTCAAAACCACCGCCCCTGCTGCCACTGCACGCAGATCGGCCGCCGCCCGGTCCGGCAGAACTCCGCCACGGCTTTGTCGATCGCGTCGATCGGGAGCACCGCGGAGCGCTCGAACGGAGTCGGAGTCGGAGTCGTCGCGTCGAACCACACCGTGGGGACATCGGCAGGCGGCTCAGGATTGTGGGTGTCCCAAGCACCACCACCTTCGCCTTCCCGCACGAAGTTGATCGCACCCCAAGCCGTCGATTCGTCCACATTCACACGGAGTTGATGCCCTGGTCGGTCATCGGTCGACCTGTCGTGCGGCCGATCCCGAACGTAGAAGCACACACCACGCGCACGCTCTTCGCCTAGGCACTCCCGGATCAGCTCTCGAACGCCAATCGTGTCGAAGGCGAATCGACGCTCCCGCCCGAACAATGCAGTGACCACCGTCCGCGTTTCCGTAGCCATGTCTACGCTTCTCCCTCGAATACGATCGGTTTCCGTGCGCCTGGTTCCCATACTGCCGGCGTGGACCCTCGTGAAAGGACTGCGGGCACCGCCGACCGGCAACCATATTCCTCCTCACACACGGAATTGTTGATCGCAATCACCCCATAGGGGATTCCTTGTTCCCACATGCGTTGTGCGGCCTTGACTTCCACGTGCTTCGCCACCTCAGGGCTAGCATTTGAGGACATGGGATGTTTCGGACGGCGCCGGGGCAGGTGTCGAAGACGGATAGCGCGGCGATCGAATCGTCCGGGTAGCTGCGCTGGTGGCTGGGCGACCAGGCTGGACTTCGGTGACCTGATTCGCTGGGCGAGCAGGGCAAAGCGGCGTTGACCGAGTGGGTGCGTGCTGGCGGAACAATGATCACGTTGCGGGACGGCTCGCGACTTGCCGCGAGCCTCGGGCTCACCTCGGCGACGTTCGCCGAGCCGAATACAACACGGGCCCCAACAGCACAAGCCCAACCCGCCACCGGTGGATCCGGGCCAATCCGGTCAAAGGTGCCCCTTCACCCATCAGGAATTGGCCGCGGGTTCTGGGCAAGTTTCGGCGTTGCACGGGATTTCGGTGCCGTCACAGCTGTTCTGGGCGCATCGCCTCAGGTCGCTCGGGTTCGTGTGGACAGTGGACAGTTTCGGTCGTGTTCTGCTGGCGTGGCGTGTTCGATGCGCCGTTGCCGTTGCCGTTGCCGTTGCCGTTGCCGTTGCCGCCCTTGTCGCAGGGGCAGTGCGATGGTCTTCCGCTGATCTTCGGGAGAAACTCTCCGCTCTTCCACGCGGAGCGAAGGTTTCTAACTGGGTCGTTCGGATCTGTGGCCGGCACCAGCGCTGGCCGACGATGTGGCCATGAGCGAACCCGACTCCACCACGCCGCACGAGCAGGCGAATGCCGCGATGGGTACCGAGCCCGGTGTTCGCCCCGGCTGGGGTGTCATGTCGACGACGTGCCTGTCCACTTTCATAGTCAATGCGAACACATCTGCCGTGAGCATCCTGCTCCCGTCGATCAGCGCGGACCTCGGGACACCCGTCGCGACGCTCCAGTGGGCGGTGACCGGGTACCTGCTCGTCGGGGCCGCCGTGATCGTCACTTCCGGCGCGATGGGTGACGTTTTCGGCCGTCGACGCATGTTCCAGGTCGGTCTCGTCCTGTTCGTGATCTCCTGTGTGTTGATCGGTCTCGCCGGGACCGGGTTGCAGGTGATCCTCGGGCGGTTGATCCAGGGCGCGGCCGGATCGACCATCCTCGCCTGCGGTCTGAGCCTGCTCTCGGTGACGTCTTCCGGCAACGCGCAGGTGAAGGCGGTCGCCCTGTGGGGTGCGGCGGCCGCAGCCGGGGCCGCGGCCGGCCCGGTGGTCGGCGGCGTGCTCAACGAGGTCGCCGGCTGGCAAGGCCTGTTCTGGATCGATGCGGCCATCGCCGTCGTGTGCATCCTGGTCACCCTTGCCAAGGTTCCGGAATCGCGCGACCCGAAACGCCCCCGGACGATCGATCTGCCGGGTACCGTGCTGGTCGCCGCCGCACTCGTGCCGTTTGTGTTCGCCATGACCGAGGGCTCCTCGTGGGGGTGGCTGTCGGCACCGACGCTCGTGTGCCTGATCTCGTCGGCGCTGGCCGGTGTCGGGTTCGCGGTGGTCGAGCGGCGGGTGAACGCCCCGCTGGTCGACCTGCGGCTGCTGCGCAATGTGCTCCTCGTGGGCGCGACCGGCGTGATCCTGATCGGGGCCGGGGCGATCGCCGCGCTCAGCTTCCTCGTGAGCCTGTACTTCCAAGCACCGGAGACCCTCGGCATGACGAGTCTGCAAGCGGGGCTTTCGATGCTGCCGGTCGCCGCGGTGGTGGTGCTCATCGCGCCGCTTGTCGCCCCGCTGGCCCACTACTTCGGCACGCGTCCGGTCATCGTTGCGGGCTTCGCGATCCTCACGGCCTCGTTCGTGGTGCTCGCCGGAGTTCGACCGTCGTGGGGTTATGACGCGT
This genomic interval carries:
- a CDS encoding RNA-guided endonuclease InsQ/TnpB family protein; protein product: MQLRFNYRVYPTPGQQIELARAFRCARVVFNDGLRPRRQARDAHEKYISDSELSQRLITEAKLTPERAWLGEVSAVVLQQALADLNTAYRNFFHSITGKRKGRKVAPPRLRSRKDNQQAIRFTKNSRFKVLDNGRLRLPKVGDLEVRWSRQLPSDPSSVAIIKDAAGRYFASFVVQTGEDETLPPVDSEVGIDLGLTHFAVLSDGTKVAAPKFLRRAARKLKRLQQDLSRKQKGSANRKKAVTKVARAHARVADTRRDWQHKPSTTIIRENQAVYVEDLCVVGLGRTRLAKSVHDAGWAGKAARYGRTFGRVDRYFPSTRMCSACGRINDKMALTVRSWDCPCGSHHDRDVNAAKNVLAAGQADNGNDRGAHVRPGLVRAARREAVTHPDAARSTRSVERISVL
- the solA gene encoding N-methyl-L-tryptophan oxidase, whose protein sequence is MPQPHVAVIGTGVIGAMTAWHLARRGAAVLAFDAYSPGHDRGASAGESRIFRTAYKEGSNYVPLLCQAGRLWRELEAGTTTELLTMCGGLTIGAADHPDVLAVRGCAEENGLDHEVLDAETARRRFPQHRIDDDEVAVLDPAAGVLRPEPAVQAALRAAADAGAAVLPHHPVDELAETGTGWRITSGGEHFDADHVVFAPGPWARRLEPLRQLPIEVRMITACWFAARDIAAHGPDRLPIAIRRHREAAFSCFPLLDGVAIKMVPHHLGFPALDDPGALPRSAAPEFARAASEAADRLLPGVTPHPVRIGTFADGFTPDDHALLGPLPGRRNATVMTGFSGHGFKLAPVFGEIGADLVLRGGTEHDIAHLDPNRELVRDA
- a CDS encoding GntR family transcriptional regulator, which gives rise to MATPAYLRIRTELERRIRSGALPPGARLPTEAELQQQFSVGRATAQRVLSELAQAGLAERHRRRGTFVAGGARQENLLRLANPALQGPEVPGRHSVESASVVPAEDADVELPGVADDAPVNQLRRLKFDVDENPIAVELSAIPFSLAPRLFDEDLAHLTVHDYFARNGIPAAKSRVYVDPVLLDDANAARLRIAPGQAVIRLRRLTWLTNGKLAEAMWHLIRPDLVEFFIEQTTLSTTGS
- a CDS encoding MFS transporter, with product MAADRPESRAWWIWSAAVVAYLAAVFHRGSLGVAGTQALDRFNVGPAALSAFTVLQVGIYAGMQIPTGLLVDRFGSRRVITVAVVLLGAGQMLFALADSYSMGLLARAVLGLGDALMWVSILRLVAAHFSARRYALVATVSSALGALGGVAATFPLALALQNMGWTATFLLVGALTLGYAAVTGTVVRDASLGGSQPRSSGAVFQQVRDAWSVPGTRLAFWAHFCTMFVSGALTLLWGFPYLVNGLGVPASTASVLLSLLIIGQVVGGPVVGALIGRRPECRMWIVMGYLLLNALSWVVLLGWPEGRPPLAVIAAVFLVFALGGPVSAVAFALVRDYNPVRQVGTATGVANAGGHSATALGVLLVGLVLDLAQGMPGGSEYRVAMLALVAMLLFGAFRTAVWWRRARAAVFAAEARGEGVPVVLTRHRWDLDLPRATVNA
- a CDS encoding Imm1 family immunity protein, which translates into the protein MGTRRTETDRIRGRSVDMATETRTVVTALFGRERRFAFDTIGVRELIRECLGEERARGVCFYVRDRPHDRSTDDRPGHQLRVNVDESTAWGAINFVREGEGGGAWDTHNPEPPADVPTVWFDATTPTPTPFERSAVLPIDAIDKAVAEFCRTGRRPICVQWQQGRWF
- a CDS encoding DddA-like double-stranded DNA deaminase toxin, with the translated sequence MSSNASPEVAKHVEVKAAQRMWEQGIPYGVIAINNSVCEEEYGCRSAVPAVLSRGSTPAVWEPGARKPIVFEGEA
- a CDS encoding MFS transporter yields the protein MSEPDSTTPHEQANAAMGTEPGVRPGWGVMSTTCLSTFIVNANTSAVSILLPSISADLGTPVATLQWAVTGYLLVGAAVIVTSGAMGDVFGRRRMFQVGLVLFVISCVLIGLAGTGLQVILGRLIQGAAGSTILACGLSLLSVTSSGNAQVKAVALWGAAAAAGAAAGPVVGGVLNEVAGWQGLFWIDAAIAVVCILVTLAKVPESRDPKRPRTIDLPGTVLVAAALVPFVFAMTEGSSWGWLSAPTLVCLISSALAGVGFAVVERRVNAPLVDLRLLRNVLLVGATGVILIGAGAIAALSFLVSLYFQAPETLGMTSLQAGLSMLPVAAVVVLIAPLVAPLAHYFGTRPVIVAGFAILTASFVVLAGVRPSWGYDAFVLPLLGVAIGLALSNSPASSVATAAVSPEQVGAASGISNMARYVGGAVMTAVVAGIYAKAAGRSENAGAALADSLAVGLSQASIALAAFAAAGVVLALLVARRPAMPRLGDYATATTSTTHTLPVI